A region from the Candidatus Persebacteraceae bacterium Df01 genome encodes:
- a CDS encoding phage tail assembly protein, whose amino-acid sequence MPASVTIEFDVTVTIDGKEYNNITLREPLVKDSIEAADATNSPAAQEAYLIGILSGQGAAFIGKLPIKQYQKIINEFSVFFSSLQIAATDSAAP is encoded by the coding sequence ATGCCCGCCTCTGTAACCATTGAATTTGATGTTACCGTTACTATAGACGGGAAAGAATATAACAATATCACACTTCGCGAACCGCTGGTTAAGGATAGTATAGAGGCCGCTGACGCAACTAATTCACCAGCCGCCCAAGAGGCTTATCTTATTGGGATTTTGTCTGGGCAAGGGGCTGCTTTTATCGGAAAGCTCCCCATAAAACAATACCAAAAAATAATCAATGAGTTTAGCGTTTTTTTTTCCTCGCTCCAGATAGCGGCAACCGACTCCGCCGCACCATAG
- a CDS encoding regulatory protein GemA, producing the protein MTNPSNRRNLLARLHVLKKEYALDDDTYRAKLYVATKKTTAADCTNPEIKKAINAFDAPSPPPEFDNKKIKSKCWAQAFELTGGNGTIAAKNYLQGLAKKMTAGKDFFTATGGELHDMAAAMAIRQNKRR; encoded by the coding sequence ATGACTAACCCATCCAATCGCCGAAACCTCCTCGCTCGTCTCCATGTTCTAAAAAAAGAGTACGCCCTTGATGACGACACCTATAGAGCTAAGTTATACGTGGCAACCAAAAAAACAACCGCTGCAGACTGCACCAATCCAGAAATCAAAAAAGCAATAAACGCCTTTGATGCGCCTTCCCCACCGCCAGAATTTGACAACAAAAAAATAAAGAGTAAATGCTGGGCGCAAGCATTTGAACTGACCGGTGGCAATGGCACCATCGCCGCTAAGAATTATCTCCAGGGATTAGCCAAAAAAATGACAGCGGGTAAGGATTTTTTTACTGCAACCGGCGGCGAACTGCACGACATGGCCGCCGCCATGGCAATTAGACAAAATAAAAGGAGGTAA
- a CDS encoding phage major tail tube protein, which translates to MPRALPKKISGVAVYVGGISYIGNAEWTPPNIAASVEESAMPGHGGAFDIPTGRLEKMDAELRIMDTHPALAALAANPHSMGTEVSCVSTYTDGSADRRERWDFRGLWREQNREALGAGDTNIQVTYLINIRTLAHTIDGRVVRKIDLEQDIHEVNGVDINAARRNALQA; encoded by the coding sequence ATGCCTAGAGCGCTACCAAAAAAAATATCGGGTGTTGCGGTGTATGTCGGCGGCATTTCTTACATCGGCAACGCTGAGTGGACGCCGCCTAATATCGCCGCATCGGTAGAAGAAAGCGCGATGCCAGGGCACGGTGGCGCCTTCGACATTCCAACAGGACGACTAGAAAAAATGGACGCCGAATTGCGCATTATGGACACTCACCCCGCTTTAGCGGCGCTGGCAGCGAACCCTCACTCTATGGGAACAGAAGTGTCTTGCGTCTCCACCTATACAGATGGCAGCGCAGATCGACGTGAGCGGTGGGATTTTCGTGGGCTGTGGCGAGAACAAAACAGGGAAGCACTCGGAGCTGGCGACACTAATATCCAAGTGACTTACCTGATTAATATCCGTACACTTGCGCACACTATAGATGGTCGTGTCGTCAGAAAAATTGACCTAGAGCAGGACATACATGAGGTTAACGGGGTTGATATTAACGCCGCGCGACGCAACGCTCTGCAGGCGTAA
- a CDS encoding DNA-binding protein produces MVISCEKTAKNGKAEKPYYSYEAAKERLKSAGVTYAAAAKKIGVAEHIINDLLNGRLAGNRGKCHKAAVALGIKRHIKINIRSVV; encoded by the coding sequence ATGGTTATTTCCTGTGAAAAAACAGCAAAAAATGGGAAGGCAGAAAAACCGTATTATAGCTATGAAGCGGCTAAAGAACGGTTGAAGAGCGCCGGCGTGACTTACGCTGCTGCAGCCAAAAAAATAGGTGTAGCTGAGCACATAATAAACGACCTGCTCAATGGACGGCTCGCAGGGAACCGTGGAAAATGCCACAAGGCTGCAGTAGCACTCGGCATTAAACGCCACATAAAAATAAATATCAGGAGCGTAGTGTGA
- a CDS encoding host-nuclease inhibitor Gam family protein has translation MTPDINIEQQLDNLADVHNLRVNELCGAWNSYINEKIQVRDRHEKNIRTALHAEAKSRTNLYNAVLKSPQPPQALWGKVKSRVKDLIKYGWRKNPGRIVCKDQIKACAVLWEELSDDEYEQAVRTKTTLNKQGIKDLPARILAKAGIELEADTDEPFVSDAGDAHKLLAALRKDGWKDE, from the coding sequence ATGACGCCTGACATAAATATAGAGCAACAATTAGACAATTTGGCTGACGTACATAACCTACGAGTTAACGAGCTGTGCGGAGCGTGGAACTCATACATCAACGAGAAAATCCAAGTCAGAGACCGACACGAAAAAAACATTAGAACAGCGCTTCACGCGGAAGCAAAGAGTAGAACTAATCTGTATAACGCGGTTTTGAAAAGTCCCCAACCTCCCCAAGCTTTGTGGGGAAAAGTGAAATCGCGAGTCAAAGACCTCATAAAATACGGGTGGCGCAAAAATCCTGGGCGAATTGTCTGTAAAGACCAAATCAAGGCTTGCGCAGTGCTATGGGAGGAATTGAGTGATGATGAGTACGAGCAAGCCGTACGCACCAAAACAACCCTGAATAAACAAGGGATTAAAGACCTACCCGCCAGGATTTTAGCCAAAGCTGGAATTGAACTCGAAGCCGATACGGACGAACCATTTGTTTCGGATGCAGGCGATGCACATAAGCTCCTCGCCGCGCTCCGCAAAGACGGATGGAAAGACGAATGA
- a CDS encoding AAA family ATPase — protein MSSTQTINIEVTTTRKKIISIRDREGLSIAEISRQSGVNSGALSTYLNEKYTGDNTKIAEKLKSWLRLREAKEKAKNINLSLHVDGLVNTQQLLGGLELAQVSADMVAFYGGAGGGKSHAARQYQRDNSNVFIVTAEPALCSLSSVMQALCRAVGADEGTCATMSHNIVEALKNRNALLIIDEAHHLTPRILDQLRCIYDKINLGGNDFGVAYLGNEPLLKQLTSGLAMKQIQSRLGVCSELLPPPAADGPLLLSAIVERKLSIETEIKSSNWVAAIGGYRAIIKRVRRAAALTRKQIKDLSEKDICDANSH, from the coding sequence ATGAGCAGCACACAAACCATTAACATTGAAGTGACAACAACAAGAAAAAAAATAATATCAATCAGAGATAGAGAAGGCTTGAGTATTGCAGAAATCTCACGCCAATCAGGCGTCAACAGCGGCGCCTTATCGACATACCTCAACGAAAAATACACCGGAGACAACACGAAAATTGCAGAGAAATTAAAAAGTTGGCTCCGATTGCGCGAAGCAAAAGAAAAAGCGAAAAACATCAATCTGTCCCTTCATGTTGATGGTTTAGTCAATACGCAGCAATTATTGGGAGGATTAGAGTTAGCGCAAGTGTCGGCAGATATGGTTGCGTTTTATGGGGGCGCAGGTGGCGGCAAATCCCATGCCGCCCGCCAATATCAGCGCGACAATTCTAACGTATTTATTGTGACAGCAGAGCCCGCGCTGTGCTCTCTGTCATCGGTGATGCAGGCGCTGTGCCGCGCAGTCGGCGCCGATGAGGGTACTTGCGCGACAATGTCCCACAACATAGTAGAGGCGCTCAAAAACAGAAACGCATTATTAATAATAGACGAAGCCCATCACCTAACCCCCCGCATTCTTGACCAACTCCGCTGTATTTATGACAAGATAAATTTGGGGGGCAACGATTTTGGAGTTGCTTATTTAGGGAACGAGCCCTTACTCAAACAGCTAACATCAGGCTTAGCAATGAAGCAAATCCAGAGCCGTCTAGGCGTGTGCAGCGAACTGTTACCACCGCCGGCCGCAGACGGCCCATTATTATTGAGCGCGATTGTAGAGCGAAAGTTATCTATAGAAACTGAAATAAAAAGCTCTAACTGGGTAGCGGCGATAGGCGGCTACCGCGCCATAATCAAGCGAGTGCGCAGAGCAGCCGCACTCACGCGCAAGCAAATAAAAGACTTATCCGAAAAGGATATCTGCGATGCTAATAGTCACTAA
- a CDS encoding phage tail tape measure protein: protein MDKAGKSVGSTFLQMTNPSLSQRAALAVQGHRGQIKKLKTAYDATGRSDKKLRAQLEKTVHSMRKARSGARAYGKSLAVAAGNSKKLTSASVINNGAWGPLGSAIGGRLVGGAAIVQSAALVVKNVIDAKTREDQALFRIGTVSGYDPGTDDRKAFQQGSLAKARAVADFRGFKIYELLDNQYALLYAGLEQSLALKGAETVAIVAKNTNSNPDEIANLIASAYKNFGTQFNGSAEDKLKQIADLLTKTHSQYKINDFTALGQNLKTAAATASTYKVPLKDMLAILGELSNSSLAEQSGAAFSAMLQQMGKEKTMEKLGYQLVRYDNQAINVIATLKKMADAYQKLKDSKGLTTATQVFAEVFGDEGVNGTTLWLERNNGMIAGLAALNTAIGTNEKQIKEFSATTAADINKLGDAFDNLKRALFFETGLISSAAGGVNAIADVFRHGWPNGDVKGARSQYTLNLLGSLQAIEEKANRKMANNKTQNINVGGIHINATTPTLLEEVRELIYGRPTMVLRQVEEATGPFLGDDGLSTGHDY, encoded by the coding sequence ATGGATAAAGCGGGCAAGTCGGTTGGCTCCACATTTCTGCAGATGACCAACCCAAGCTTGTCGCAACGAGCGGCGCTTGCAGTTCAGGGCCACCGCGGACAAATCAAAAAACTAAAGACTGCTTATGACGCCACTGGGCGTAGCGATAAAAAACTACGTGCCCAGCTTGAAAAAACCGTTCACTCAATGCGTAAGGCTCGCAGCGGTGCCCGCGCTTATGGCAAAAGTCTTGCGGTTGCCGCCGGCAACTCCAAAAAGTTAACTTCGGCCTCTGTCATTAATAATGGGGCATGGGGGCCACTTGGTTCAGCCATTGGCGGAAGGTTGGTCGGCGGAGCCGCCATCGTTCAGTCCGCCGCTTTGGTTGTTAAGAATGTTATAGACGCCAAGACGCGTGAAGACCAAGCGTTATTTCGGATTGGAACCGTTAGTGGCTACGACCCCGGAACAGACGACCGTAAAGCTTTCCAGCAGGGGTCGCTTGCTAAAGCACGGGCGGTTGCTGATTTTCGGGGTTTTAAAATCTACGAATTATTGGATAACCAATATGCTCTGCTCTATGCAGGGCTTGAGCAGAGTCTCGCGCTCAAGGGCGCAGAAACCGTGGCTATTGTCGCAAAAAACACAAACAGTAATCCTGACGAAATCGCAAACCTAATAGCTAGCGCCTATAAAAACTTTGGAACACAGTTCAATGGCTCCGCAGAAGACAAACTAAAACAAATCGCAGACTTGCTCACAAAAACACATTCTCAATATAAAATTAATGACTTTACAGCTCTCGGACAAAATTTAAAGACAGCGGCGGCAACCGCCAGCACGTATAAAGTCCCGTTAAAAGACATGCTCGCAATTCTGGGTGAATTAAGTAACTCCTCGCTTGCTGAGCAGAGCGGAGCCGCTTTTTCTGCCATGTTGCAGCAAATGGGGAAAGAAAAAACAATGGAAAAATTAGGGTATCAGTTAGTGCGTTACGATAATCAAGCCATTAATGTTATAGCTACCCTTAAAAAAATGGCCGACGCCTACCAAAAACTTAAGGATAGCAAAGGGCTCACAACGGCAACTCAGGTTTTTGCTGAGGTTTTTGGAGACGAAGGAGTTAATGGCACCACTTTGTGGTTAGAAAGAAACAACGGTATGATTGCTGGATTAGCGGCACTTAATACTGCCATCGGCACAAATGAAAAACAAATAAAAGAGTTTTCTGCGACTACCGCTGCAGATATTAATAAGCTCGGGGATGCCTTTGACAATCTAAAGAGAGCGCTATTTTTTGAGACCGGTCTAATATCTAGCGCCGCAGGCGGAGTGAACGCGATTGCGGATGTTTTTAGGCATGGGTGGCCTAATGGTGATGTCAAAGGCGCACGTTCACAGTATACGCTTAATCTTCTTGGTAGTTTGCAAGCGATAGAGGAAAAAGCGAACAGAAAAATGGCCAACAACAAGACGCAGAATATTAATGTCGGGGGGATACATATTAATGCTACTACGCCCACCTTACTAGAAGAAGTACGGGAGTTAATTTATGGTCGTCCTACCATGGTGTTACGGCAGGTCGAGGAGGCTACAGGTCCGTTTCTCGGTGATGATGGTTTGTCGACAGGGCACGATTATTAA
- a CDS encoding phage tail sheath subtilisin-like domain-containing protein, whose amino-acid sequence MVGTANNVGGALPAAATAGSGNSALTYTATTSGAAGNSIRVRLIGGKPNTTLSVTVVDRLVSITLSTDNDGAPTNKASEIITGITAHNEANALLTVSLASGSDGTGTVRDTAVFSLAGGRDEPYPINTPVIINTSAAAAALGNIGTLPAAVGDVWRTSGLNAATVIVVRVDAGEDDATTLANVIGDKVTRTGIYSLLDASSETGKTPAIIAATGHTDNLAAAFALQSTAEDLGGVAIVDVSGATFNDAIGYGSRLGSCYAVWPSINVYDANAGEVVARPPSALVAGHIARVDGDEGWHNSPSNRPISDVLSATTPVDFEINNPNSTANILNQEYITTVVRRDGGVYLWGNRLVNGTLITHRRVERIIGKALGEYVADWIDRNVDIPFIDFVLTRFNNFLRDQTVRGNLTGGEATFDPAQNTADSLAANRVTFSVALGIANVAEHIIIQQRVTDIYNEQIIAEASRRSAA is encoded by the coding sequence TTGGTCGGCACCGCCAATAATGTTGGCGGCGCTCTACCTGCCGCCGCTACCGCTGGCAGCGGTAACTCGGCACTAACTTATACCGCCACAACCAGTGGCGCCGCCGGGAACTCTATCCGCGTCCGCCTAATTGGCGGAAAGCCGAATACAACGCTATCCGTTACCGTTGTTGACAGATTAGTGTCAATCACTCTCTCCACCGATAATGATGGCGCGCCAACTAATAAAGCGTCCGAAATCATTACCGGCATCACCGCACATAACGAGGCCAATGCCTTATTGACTGTTTCTTTAGCATCCGGTTCGGATGGCACTGGGACGGTTAGAGATACTGCGGTTTTTAGTTTAGCGGGAGGGCGAGACGAGCCTTATCCGATTAATACACCAGTCATCATCAACACTTCTGCGGCTGCCGCCGCGCTCGGTAACATCGGCACTTTGCCGGCGGCTGTGGGGGATGTGTGGCGGACCAGCGGACTTAATGCCGCTACCGTCATAGTCGTTCGTGTTGACGCCGGGGAGGACGATGCGACAACGCTCGCCAATGTTATCGGCGATAAGGTTACGCGCACAGGGATTTATTCCCTGCTGGACGCCAGTAGCGAAACCGGCAAAACACCTGCCATTATTGCCGCAACCGGGCACACCGATAATCTAGCCGCAGCCTTCGCGCTACAAAGCACCGCCGAAGATTTGGGCGGGGTTGCTATTGTGGATGTTTCTGGCGCTACATTTAATGATGCGATTGGTTATGGTAGTAGATTAGGCTCCTGTTATGCGGTCTGGCCTAGTATCAATGTTTACGATGCTAATGCTGGGGAGGTAGTCGCTCGCCCCCCGTCCGCACTCGTTGCCGGGCATATTGCCCGTGTTGACGGGGATGAAGGCTGGCATAACAGCCCCAGCAATAGACCAATTAGCGATGTGCTGAGCGCTACCACTCCGGTAGACTTTGAAATCAATAATCCAAACTCTACCGCCAACATCCTCAACCAAGAATACATCACCACTGTAGTGCGGCGTGATGGCGGAGTGTATTTGTGGGGGAATAGATTAGTTAATGGCACATTAATCACGCACCGCCGTGTAGAGCGAATAATTGGCAAGGCGCTTGGGGAATATGTCGCCGACTGGATTGATAGGAATGTTGATATTCCATTTATTGATTTTGTGTTGACGCGATTTAATAATTTTTTGCGCGACCAAACCGTGCGCGGCAACTTGACTGGGGGGGAAGCTACCTTTGACCCGGCTCAAAACACCGCCGACTCGCTCGCGGCGAATAGAGTAACTTTTAGCGTTGCCTTAGGCATAGCTAATGTCGCTGAGCATATAATTATTCAACAAAGAGTGACTGATATCTACAATGAACAAATTATCGCCGAAGCCTCACGCCGGAGTGCAGCATAA
- a CDS encoding Mu transposase C-terminal domain-containing protein: MSKFLSATDIQRTAALERAALAEAGWRIRGDKLKQKTQRLGALAARHGIKKTALYNWMQRVAQEPRERWGKVLVNAQAGGGQRTAIPVEIWTEFKALYLRLEQPTLAACYRSISATARRKNINIPTKQTFHNRLKEEVSAPVTTMSRKGEIAALAMLGSQQRDVSTLTSAEALNGDGYKHNVFVVDERGEIYRPHSWFWQCIRSRRIMSWRTAIAENKDTLRLSFLDVCKEWGIPRHLVLDNTRAAANKWLAGQLPGRKRFKSTDEELPGVWAQLGIKVHNTSINRAENGRARGHGQAKPIERAFRDFDEFDRQFSGAYTGRNTTKKPANYGAHTVPLAAFNEALKTYISEFNARVKRRTHTANGESYDQVFAQNYEADRLAKLSGADEMLMLLAAESRKVRPDATITIAAGAAAGCPKNIYSASFLYKHIGERLIVRFDPQDLHGPLQVFATNGRHLGAAECVHKIGFFDTDAARELQRFRRRHLSALREQMRAHRGERQVLRQLSIPRTKSSAKPNTKADTASKIIIAPRAAPPSDLGAQLAALHQSKKERRDNEQHTNH, encoded by the coding sequence GTGAGTAAATTTTTGTCCGCAACGGATATCCAACGCACCGCAGCACTAGAGCGGGCTGCCTTAGCCGAAGCTGGCTGGCGTATTCGCGGCGACAAATTAAAACAAAAAACCCAGAGACTCGGCGCACTTGCCGCACGCCACGGAATAAAAAAGACAGCACTCTATAACTGGATGCAACGAGTGGCACAAGAGCCGCGCGAGCGCTGGGGCAAAGTGCTGGTCAACGCGCAAGCCGGCGGCGGCCAACGCACCGCTATACCGGTAGAAATTTGGACGGAATTTAAGGCACTCTATCTACGGTTAGAGCAGCCCACGCTGGCGGCGTGCTACCGCTCTATATCAGCGACCGCACGGCGAAAAAATATAAATATACCAACAAAGCAGACTTTCCACAATCGGTTAAAAGAAGAGGTATCAGCGCCGGTGACGACTATGTCGCGCAAAGGCGAAATAGCCGCGCTCGCCATGCTTGGCTCCCAGCAACGCGATGTGTCCACGCTCACATCAGCCGAAGCCCTCAATGGCGACGGCTACAAGCATAACGTTTTTGTTGTTGATGAGCGCGGCGAAATATATCGTCCGCATTCATGGTTTTGGCAATGTATCCGCAGCCGCCGAATTATGAGTTGGCGCACCGCCATCGCAGAAAATAAAGATACTCTGAGACTGTCCTTTTTAGATGTATGTAAGGAATGGGGAATACCCCGACACCTAGTGTTAGACAACACCCGCGCCGCCGCTAACAAGTGGTTGGCCGGCCAGCTGCCAGGGCGCAAGCGCTTCAAGAGCACAGATGAAGAGCTGCCAGGTGTCTGGGCGCAACTTGGTATTAAAGTGCATAACACCAGCATCAACCGTGCCGAGAACGGCAGAGCTCGCGGTCATGGCCAAGCCAAACCAATAGAGCGTGCCTTTCGCGATTTTGACGAGTTTGATCGGCAGTTTTCTGGCGCTTACACGGGCAGAAACACAACAAAAAAGCCGGCTAATTATGGCGCTCATACAGTACCTTTAGCGGCCTTTAATGAGGCGTTAAAGACCTATATATCGGAGTTTAATGCCAGAGTTAAACGGCGCACCCACACCGCTAACGGCGAGAGCTACGACCAAGTATTTGCTCAAAACTACGAGGCGGATAGGCTCGCCAAGCTAAGCGGTGCTGACGAGATGTTGATGTTGTTGGCAGCAGAAAGCCGCAAAGTGCGCCCCGATGCAACCATCACCATCGCCGCGGGCGCCGCAGCAGGTTGCCCCAAAAACATATACAGCGCGAGTTTCTTGTACAAACACATCGGCGAACGGCTGATTGTGCGTTTTGACCCGCAGGATTTGCACGGACCGCTGCAAGTTTTTGCGACAAACGGGAGGCACTTAGGCGCGGCTGAATGCGTTCACAAGATTGGCTTTTTTGACACGGATGCCGCTCGAGAATTACAGCGTTTTCGCCGGCGGCACTTGTCCGCACTGCGCGAGCAGATGCGAGCGCACCGCGGAGAAAGGCAAGTGCTCAGGCAGTTGTCTATACCACGCACCAAGTCAAGCGCTAAGCCAAACACTAAGGCAGATACTGCATCAAAGATTATTATCGCACCGCGAGCCGCGCCGCCCAGTGATTTAGGGGCGCAGCTCGCGGCACTTCACCAAAGCAAAAAAGAACGGAGAGACAATGAGCAGCACACAAACCATTAA
- a CDS encoding phage tail sheath subtilisin-like domain-containing protein has product MSITLHGVEVKYLANQTTPVTVSDTSVIGLVGTANNVGGALPAAATAGSGNSALTYTATTSGAAGNSIRVRLIGGKPNTTLSVTVVDRLVSITLSTDNDGAPTNKASEIITGITAHNEANALLTVSLASGSDGTGTVRDTAVFSLAGGRDEPYPINTPVIINTSAAAAALGNIGTLPAAVGDVWRTSGLNAATVIVVRVDAGEDDATTLANVIGDKVTRTGIYSLLDASSETGKTPAIIAATGHTDNLAAAFALQSTAEDLGGVAIVDVSGATFNDAIGYGSRLGSCYAVWPSINVYDANAGEVVARPPSALVAGHIARVDGDEGWHNSPSNRPISDVLSATTPVDFEINNPNSTANILNQEYITTVVRRDGGVYLWGNRLVNGTLITHRRVERIIGKALGEYVADWIDRNVDIPFIDFVLTRFNNFLRDQTVRGNLTGGGKLPLTRLKTPPTRSRRIE; this is encoded by the coding sequence ATGTCAATCACTCTACATGGGGTTGAAGTTAAATACCTCGCCAATCAAACTACTCCTGTCACCGTATCCGACACATCCGTCATCGGATTGGTCGGCACCGCCAATAATGTTGGCGGCGCTCTACCTGCCGCCGCTACCGCTGGCAGCGGTAACTCGGCACTAACTTATACCGCCACAACCAGTGGCGCCGCCGGGAACTCTATCCGCGTCCGCCTAATTGGCGGAAAGCCGAATACAACGCTATCCGTTACCGTTGTTGACAGATTAGTGTCAATCACTCTCTCCACCGATAATGATGGCGCGCCAACTAATAAAGCGTCCGAAATCATTACCGGCATCACCGCACATAACGAGGCCAATGCCTTATTGACTGTTTCTTTAGCATCCGGTTCGGATGGCACTGGGACGGTTAGAGATACTGCGGTTTTTAGTTTAGCGGGAGGGCGAGACGAGCCTTATCCGATTAATACACCAGTCATCATCAACACTTCTGCGGCTGCCGCCGCGCTCGGTAACATCGGCACTTTGCCGGCGGCTGTGGGGGATGTGTGGCGGACCAGCGGACTTAATGCCGCTACCGTCATAGTCGTTCGTGTTGACGCCGGGGAGGACGATGCGACAACGCTCGCCAATGTTATCGGCGATAAGGTTACGCGCACAGGGATTTATTCCCTGCTGGACGCCAGTAGCGAAACCGGCAAAACACCTGCCATTATTGCCGCAACCGGGCACACCGATAATCTAGCCGCAGCCTTCGCGCTACAAAGCACCGCCGAAGATTTGGGCGGGGTTGCTATTGTGGATGTTTCTGGCGCTACATTTAATGATGCGATTGGTTATGGTAGTAGATTAGGCTCCTGTTATGCGGTCTGGCCTAGTATCAATGTTTACGATGCTAATGCTGGGGAGGTAGTCGCTCGCCCCCCGTCCGCACTCGTTGCCGGGCATATTGCCCGTGTTGACGGGGATGAAGGCTGGCATAACAGCCCCAGCAATAGACCAATTAGCGATGTGCTGAGCGCTACCACTCCGGTAGACTTTGAAATCAATAATCCAAACTCTACCGCCAACATCCTCAACCAAGAATACATCACCACTGTAGTGCGGCGTGATGGCGGAGTGTATTTGTGGGGGAATAGATTAGTTAATGGCACATTAATCACGCACCGCCGTGTAGAGCGAATAATTGGCAAGGCGCTTGGGGAATATGTCGCCGACTGGATTGATAGGAATGTTGATATTCCATTTATTGATTTTGTGTTGACGCGATTTAATAATTTTTTGCGCGACCAAACCGTGCGCGGCAACTTGACTGGGGGGGGGAAGCTACCTTTGACCCGGCTCAAAACACCGCCGACTCGCTCGCGGCGAATAGAGTAA
- a CDS encoding phage tail protein: MAQAQIGGFVFVVGDTEFNSITHEYKGRWEARDKLGALPERQYLGQMPQKITLRGYSIIESRQHLLSFNQLKNQFGGGDTATLSREGEPLDFFIGGDGGVSGDYLGTWVIDSFTENKSILDGHANPKKIEFTLTISQYG; encoded by the coding sequence ATGGCACAGGCACAAATTGGTGGTTTTGTTTTTGTGGTCGGGGATACCGAATTTAATTCCATAACGCATGAATATAAAGGGCGATGGGAGGCACGGGATAAATTAGGCGCCCTCCCCGAAAGACAATACCTAGGGCAAATGCCGCAGAAAATAACACTGCGAGGATATAGTATTATTGAGAGCAGGCAACATTTATTAAGTTTCAATCAACTAAAAAATCAATTTGGTGGAGGTGATACTGCCACCCTCTCGCGTGAGGGTGAGCCGCTTGATTTTTTTATTGGTGGGGACGGCGGGGTATCAGGGGATTATCTCGGCACTTGGGTGATAGATAGCTTCACCGAAAATAAAAGTATATTGGATGGGCATGCCAACCCAAAAAAAATTGAATTTACTTTGACCATCTCTCAGTATGGCTAA